GTACCTGGAATTTTATCAGGAATCGGTCCAAACTTTGGTATCCCAATTGGAATCGTTTGTGGAATAATTGGTGGACTTATGAGTATTGAATTAGATCTATATGGAGCTAATGCATTTATGGTAGCAGTACTTATTTCTATTCCACTAGCTGCTGTTGGAGGATATTTCTATGGAGTATTACTTAATAAGGTAAAAGGATCAGAAATGATGGTTGCTACTTATGCAGGTTTCTCTGTAGTATCACTAATGTGTATAGGATGGTTAATACTACCTTTTACTAGTAATGAAATGAAATGGCCTATAGGTACAGGGCTTAGAACGACTATTTCTTTAGGAAAGAGATTTGATAAAATATTAAATGATTCTCTTGCTTTTAATATAGGTTCTATAACTATACCTACTATGTTATTTGTATTCTTCTTTGCCATGTGTTTCTTGGTATGGTTATACTTAAACTCTAAAGCAGGTATTGCCATGAAAGCTGTTGGAGAAAATCCTAAGTTTGCCATAGCATCAGGTATAAACGTAGATAAATATAGAATAATATCTACTGTAGTATCTACTGTACTAGGAGCTATAGGAATAATAGTATATGCACAAAGTTATGGATTCTTCCAATTGTATACAGCTCCGCTTATGATGGCCTTTGGTGCAGTTGCTGCCATACTAATAGGGGGAGCATCATCTACTTATGCGACTATATTCCATGTAATATTAGGATCATTCCTATTCCAAGGACTATTAGTTGTAGCCCTACCTGTTGCCAATGTATTAGTACCTGAAGGTAACTTATCGGAAGTAATGAGAGTTGTTGTACAGTATGGAATAATTCTTTATGCTCTTACTAAGGCTGGAGGTGGCAAATAGTCATGAATAATAAGTTTTCGCGTATAATATTTGATAATATAGTTACTATAATCTTTGTGATTTTATGTTTAGCAGGGATAGTGGCTTCTAAATTGCCTCTTTTCTTCATAGCATCCCAATTGTTAACTAGAATAGGAAGAAACTCATTCTTAGTATTGTCTTTGATTATTCCAGTACTAGCTGGTATGGGTCTAAACTTCGGTATAGTAGTTGGTGCCATGGCTGGACAAATGTCCATAATACTAGTTACTAACTATGCCCTAAAGGGTGTTGAAGCATGTACAGGAGTAACAGGATTTTTAATTGCAGTAGTTATAAGTACTCCTATTGCCATTTTCTTTGGATGGGTAACGGGTCTTATATTAAATAAAACTAAGGGTCAAGAAATGATAACATCCATGATGCTAGGTTTCTTTGCAAATGGATTATATCAATTATTATTCTTATTCCTAGTGGGAACATTAATACCTATGGAAAACCCTGTTTTAATGATTAGTGGTGGAGTAGGGATAAAGAATGTTGTTGATATGAATCATAGTATTAGATATGCCGTTGATACTATATATAAAAGACCATTCTCTGAGTTATTAATCATAATGGGAGTAATGGGAATATTATTATCCCTATGGATAATGAAGAAATCTAAGGGAAGTAAAGTATACAAAGAAAAAGTTGGAAATAAGCCATTTGTTTATATTGGAGTATCCGCTTTATTCATAGCTTTATCTGTATACTTTAAATCTACTGGATCATTATTTGCAAATATTAAAGTACCAATTTCAACTTATGCAGTTATAGTTGGACTTTGTGTGTTTAATGTATTAATAATAAAAACAAAACTTGGTCAAGACTTTAGGACAGTAGGTCAAAGTAGACATATAGCTGGAATTGCTGGTATTAATGTGGATAAGGTAAGGATCATATCCATAATAATCTCCACAGTATTAGCTGCATGGGGACAATTAATATTCTTACAGAACTTAGGAATATTAAACACTTATGGTTCTCATGAACAGGCAGGTATGTTTGCCGTTGCTGCCCTACTTGTAGGTGGAGCTTCTGTATCAAGGGCAACTATAGGTCAGGCCATACTAGGGGTTACATTATTCCATACCCTATTTATCGTATCACCTCAAGCAGGTAAAAACCTATTCGGAAATGCTCAAATCGGAGAGTACTTCAGAACTTTCGTTGCCTATGGAGTTATAGGTGTATCATTAGGATTACATGCTTGGAAGAACTTAGTTATATCTAAGAGAAAAAGTATTTAATATGAGATAGAGTCCATTTTGGACTCTATTTTTTATTACTAAGTACTATGGACAATTGGTTTTCATTGGTAGTATTATATATAATATGTTGTTAAATAACTAATAAATAGAGGTGAAAGAGATGCTGATATTAAAAGATGTATTAGAAAATGCAAAAAAGTGGGCAAAAGAAATTGGTGAAATCCAAGGGAAAAATTATGAGAGAGCAGATTTAAAATATAGTACTAAATCAAATCATTCAGATTTTGTTACGGAAGTTGATGAACTTTGTGAGAATGAATTGATTAAATTAATAAAGACTACTTACCCTGATCATGGTATCTTAGGAGAGGAAACGGGAAAGTCTGACATAGAATCTGACTATGTATGGGTAATAGATCCAATTGATGGAACTACTAATTTTTTATATGGATTACCTATATTTTCCGTATGTATAGGTCTTAGATATAAGAACGAGGGTGTATTAGGAGTAGTATATTTTCCAATGCTTGACGAAATGTTTTATGGAGTAAAGGGTGAAGGTGCCTATTTAAATGGTAAAAAAATTAATGTGGGTACTAAGAAAACTCTAAAGGAATGTGTACTAGCTACAGGATTTCCTTATGATAAGGATAGAAATCCTGAGAATAATGTGGAGTATGTTTCTAAAATGATTCCAAAGATAAGGGGAATTAGGAGAATGGGAGCTGCTAGTTACGATATAGTTAACGTGGCTTGTGGAAGAATAGACGGATACTGGGAGATGAATTTAGGTCCTTGGGATGTGGCGGCTGCCAATGTGATATTAAAGGAAGCTGGCGGCGTTGTTAAGTTTCTAGATAGAAGACATATATTTGTAGTAGTAGGAAATGAACATGTAGTTGATGGAATATTGAAAGAGATTGAGGAGTAGATGTTCTTAGATAGTTTGTTGAACCTACTTCAGCTCAATAAATTAAAACGTTTCAAAGTTAAGTCACTATCAGGCTAGAAGGGTCATAATTGTTTGCAGCATAGGATATTCTGATGTTCCAACTTTAAAAAAATTTTAATTCATTTCACCTTGTAGGTAATGGAGATTTAATCCTCTTACCTTGTAGGGACAAATTAATATTATTGCATTAAGACAGGAGAATCATAGAAAATCCTCTTCTTTTGTCGAGGAAATGCAAAATAGTTGAAATTTTCATTCAAATTTTGTAAAATTAAATTAATACATTATGTCTTAACAATAAGGGTGAGTGTTATGGAGAAAAGCTTTATGATGGCTAATATAGCCATGGGGATTATGATTTTCTTTTTGTTAGGAAAGTTACTAGGTTTAAATGTTATATTTGCAATAAGTTTTCTTATTGGCATCTTATATAACCTGAGAAGAATAAAAGGTTAGAATGTATCTACATATGAATATCTTAGAAAAAGGTAGCTATTTACCAGCTACCTTTTTTCTTTTTGAAAAAAATTGAATTATTTAAGAGTTCCTATTAAATACTAATACTAGTTTCCGCAAGGAGTTGATTTCAATGAAGATGCTAAATAAGAAGGCAATATTTTATATACCCTATGAAGATGGAAATGATATGAATTTAGATAAGAAAAAGATTAAACATATAGAAGATTATGTTGTAGATGAACTTATAAAGTTAGGGGGTGGAGCTACTGTATTAGAAGGAGTTGGCTACTGGAGAGATGCAGCGGGAGTTAAGAAAAAAATGGATACTAAAGTAATACTTTCATATTTGAAAAATTATGATAATATACTAGATAGGATAGAAAAAATAGGTAATTATATTAAGAATGAAACTAATTCAAAGGAAGTATGTTATGAATTGAATGATGTGTCTTATTTTATGTAAATAATATCTTATATATTATTGAAAAGATATGTGTAAAATATTACAATAAACTAGGAATAAAATATTGGTCAATATTAGGAAAGTTAGAAAACTTAACTAAAACTATTGAATATAAACTAAAATAATAGATAGAGAGGGATGTAATTATGAAAAAACCAGTAGTAACTATTGAAATGGAAAATGGTAAGGTAATAAAAGCAGAGCTTTATCCTGAGGTTGCACCTAATACGGTGAAGAACTTTGTATCCTTAGTAAAGGAAGGATTCTATGACGGATTAATATTCCATAGAGTAATTTCTGGATTTATGATCCAAGGTGGTTGTCCAAAGGGAGTTGGAACTGGTGGACCTGGATATAGTATTAAAGGTGAATTCTCAATGAACAATTTTGAAAATGATTTAAAGCATGATAAGGGAGTATTATCAATGGCAAGATCTGGTCATCCAGATTCAGCAGGTTCTCAATTTTTCATTATGCATGCAAAGTCTCCGCACTTAGATGGACAATATGCAGCCTTTGGAAAGGTAATAGAAGGAATAGATGTAGTTGATGAGATCGCTGGAACTAAGACTAATTTCCAAGATAAGCCAAAAGAAGAGCAAAAAATGAAGAAAGTAACAGTGGATACTTTTGGAGAAGAATACGAAGCACCAGAGAAGCTTTAATAATAAAAAGAAGTGGATTAATTAATCCACTTCTTTTACTATGCTAAAGGCTTTTTCAAAAACTTCTACACCAGGGGAAACTCCCTTTGGCATTTCATCTATTGAAAACCATCCTGCATCTAAACTTTCTTTATCAAAGGATAATTCTCCAGACATGTATTTACAAACATATACACTTATGGAAGAGTTATAATAGGCATCGCTATATATAAAGTCATGAATCTTTTCTATAACTTCACAAACTATTTCAGTTTCTTCAAATATTTCTCTTTGCACAGTTTCTAGCTCACATTCTCCCTTGTCCATAAAACCTCCAGGAGGACCCCAAGTACAAGGAGGCCATCTTCTATGTACAAGGAGGCATTTGTCTTTATTTATTACAATTCCCAATACAGCTTTATCCACCAGCATCACCTCTTATATTATAGTATGATTTTTTCTTAAAAACATTTATTTATTTATACCATAAAATAGGACATTATTCAATTAAAGGTACCTACTATGGCCATTTAAAAGGATTTCATAGCTATTGCCATTAAATGACAAACCTTAAAAAACGATTAAAAAATATAAAAAAACTTCCATTGTGAAATGTTTTACTGTAGAATATTATTATAGACAGATTATTATATTATTGTTTTTATGTACATGAAATTATAATATGGGTACGAATATGTCCTAAGATCGTAGTAAAGTAATAGAATTGAGGAGGATTAATGTGAAATATAAACAGCAAATCCCAAACATGTTTACCTTGTTAAATATGTCTATGGGTATATTGGCCATTATATACACTTTTTCTGGTCAGTACAGTAAATCGGCTCTACTTATAATAGTAGCTACCATGCTAGATAGAATGGACGGTCAATTAGCTAGAAAGCTAGATGTGGTTAGTGATTTTGGAAAAGAGCTAGATTCTTTGTGTGATTTAATTTCTTTTGGGGTTGCACCGGCACTTTTAATGTGGAATTTAAGTTTAATAAAAATGGGAACACTAGGAATTTTAGTTACATTAATATTTGCACTATGTGGAACGGTAAGATTAGCAAGATACAACATAACTGAATTTGAAGGTGTATATATGGGTATACCTATAACGGCCTGTGGTGGATTAGTTGCTTTAATGGCTCTATATTCTACTAAATATGCTACAAATCTTGTGTTAGTGTTAGGATTAATGATATTCCTATCTTATGCTATGGTTAGCAAGAAAATAAAATTAAAAAAGAGATAATTTTTAAA
This is a stretch of genomic DNA from Anaeromicrobium sediminis. It encodes these proteins:
- a CDS encoding peptidylprolyl isomerase; the encoded protein is MKKPVVTIEMENGKVIKAELYPEVAPNTVKNFVSLVKEGFYDGLIFHRVISGFMIQGGCPKGVGTGGPGYSIKGEFSMNNFENDLKHDKGVLSMARSGHPDSAGSQFFIMHAKSPHLDGQYAAFGKVIEGIDVVDEIAGTKTNFQDKPKEEQKMKKVTVDTFGEEYEAPEKL
- a CDS encoding NUDIX hydrolase, yielding MDKAVLGIVINKDKCLLVHRRWPPCTWGPPGGFMDKGECELETVQREIFEETEIVCEVIEKIHDFIYSDAYYNSSISVYVCKYMSGELSFDKESLDAGWFSIDEMPKGVSPGVEVFEKAFSIVKEVD
- a CDS encoding inositol monophosphatase family protein, which gives rise to MLILKDVLENAKKWAKEIGEIQGKNYERADLKYSTKSNHSDFVTEVDELCENELIKLIKTTYPDHGILGEETGKSDIESDYVWVIDPIDGTTNFLYGLPIFSVCIGLRYKNEGVLGVVYFPMLDEMFYGVKGEGAYLNGKKINVGTKKTLKECVLATGFPYDKDRNPENNVEYVSKMIPKIRGIRRMGAASYDIVNVACGRIDGYWEMNLGPWDVAAANVILKEAGGVVKFLDRRHIFVVVGNEHVVDGILKEIEE
- a CDS encoding ABC transporter permease subunit, with amino-acid sequence MNNKFSRIIFDNIVTIIFVILCLAGIVASKLPLFFIASQLLTRIGRNSFLVLSLIIPVLAGMGLNFGIVVGAMAGQMSIILVTNYALKGVEACTGVTGFLIAVVISTPIAIFFGWVTGLILNKTKGQEMITSMMLGFFANGLYQLLFLFLVGTLIPMENPVLMISGGVGIKNVVDMNHSIRYAVDTIYKRPFSELLIIMGVMGILLSLWIMKKSKGSKVYKEKVGNKPFVYIGVSALFIALSVYFKSTGSLFANIKVPISTYAVIVGLCVFNVLIIKTKLGQDFRTVGQSRHIAGIAGINVDKVRIISIIISTVLAAWGQLIFLQNLGILNTYGSHEQAGMFAVAALLVGGASVSRATIGQAILGVTLFHTLFIVSPQAGKNLFGNAQIGEYFRTFVAYGVIGVSLGLHAWKNLVISKRKSI
- a CDS encoding ABC transporter permease subunit — translated: MKTIAEKVVKPLGIPRLIIISFLAILYVSAFFLKLPVAGLVNSHLVRMGMNGVLVLAMVPGILSGIGPNFGIPIGIVCGIIGGLMSIELDLYGANAFMVAVLISIPLAAVGGYFYGVLLNKVKGSEMMVATYAGFSVVSLMCIGWLILPFTSNEMKWPIGTGLRTTISLGKRFDKILNDSLAFNIGSITIPTMLFVFFFAMCFLVWLYLNSKAGIAMKAVGENPKFAIASGINVDKYRIISTVVSTVLGAIGIIVYAQSYGFFQLYTAPLMMAFGAVAAILIGGASSTYATIFHVILGSFLFQGLLVVALPVANVLVPEGNLSEVMRVVVQYGIILYALTKAGGGK
- the pssA gene encoding CDP-diacylglycerol--serine O-phosphatidyltransferase; translation: MKYKQQIPNMFTLLNMSMGILAIIYTFSGQYSKSALLIIVATMLDRMDGQLARKLDVVSDFGKELDSLCDLISFGVAPALLMWNLSLIKMGTLGILVTLIFALCGTVRLARYNITEFEGVYMGIPITACGGLVALMALYSTKYATNLVLVLGLMIFLSYAMVSKKIKLKKR